Proteins from a single region of Nerophis ophidion isolate RoL-2023_Sa linkage group LG08, RoL_Noph_v1.0, whole genome shotgun sequence:
- the LOC133558124 gene encoding histone H1.0-B: protein MAETSAAPAKAKKAPKPKKPASHPKYSDMIIAAIIHDASRFGASRQSVQKYVKKNFKVGDNADVQIKLALKRMLASGELRHTKGTGASGSFRLAKPDDSKKTAVKKSPAKKRAVVRAKPAAKKLKKVSKPAAKKLKKVSKPKSVTKTPEKAKKGAAKKSKKVTPKKTPPAKAKKVTTKPKVTKPKAKQAKKAAKHKPRSPKKTAKGGKKK, encoded by the coding sequence atggctgAGACATCGGCAGCTCCGGCAAAAGCCAAGAAGGCCCCCAAGCCCAAGAAGCCCGCTTCTCACCCCAAGTACTCGGACATGATCATAGCGGCCATCATCCACGACGCCAGCCGATTTGGGGCGTCCCGTCAGTCGGTCCAGAAATACGTCAAGAAGAACTTCAAGGTGGGCGACAACGCGGATGTTCAGATTAAACTGGCCCTCAAGCGGATGTTGGCGTCCGGGGAGCTGCGCCACACCAAAGGCACCGGCGCCTCCGGATCCTTCAGGCTCGCCAAGCCGGACGACTCCAAAAAGACCGCCGTCAAAAAGTCCCCCGCCAAGAAGCGGGCGGTCGTCAGGGCCAAGCCGGCCGCCAAGAAGCTGAAGAAGGTGTCCAAGCCGGCCGCCAAAAAGCTGAAGAAGGTGTCCAAGCCCAAGAGCGTGACCAAGACACCGGAGAAAGCCAAGAAAGGGGCCGCCAAGAAGAGCAAGAAAGTGACCCCCAAGAAGACTCCGCCGGCCAAAGCCAAGAAGGTGACCACGAAGCCCAAGGTGACCAAACCCAAAGCAAAGCAAGCCAAGAAAGCGGCCAAGCACAAGCCAAGGTCCCCCAAGAAGACTGCCAAAGGAGGCAAAAAGAAGTAA
- the rhot2 gene encoding mitochondrial Rho GTPase 2, whose product MKQDVRILLLGEPKVGKTSLIMSLVGEEFPEEVPSRAEEITIPADVTPEKVPTHIVDYSENEQSNETLREEILKANVVCVVYDVTNEDSIEKIKTKWIPLVNGNADKGQKVPIILVGNKSDLRSGSSMETILPIMNQFSEIETCVECSAKNLKNISELFYYAQKAVLHPTAPLYDPEDKQLKYLCVRALSRIFYISDQDNDRVLSDAELNCFQKSCFGNPLAPQALEDVKTVVWKNTGDGVQDNGLTLNGFLFLNTLFIQRGRHETTWTILRKFGYDDNLELTDDYLYPPLRVPAGCTTELNHLGHQFLQRLFEKYDEDKDSALSTAELQNLFCTCPYMPWGAEVYMTVPTTDEGYISNHGYHCQWNLSAYLDIHRCLEHLGYLGYPILTEQESQSSAVTVTRERDVDLEKRQTQRSVFLCKVIGQQGTGKTAFLQAFVGRNTVNKDANSRSAFSPFAINTVQVGNQEKYLILNEVDVEADFLKASDAHCDVACLMYDTSDPHSFDYCASIYKQHYMEDNIPCVLVASKQDLPEVKQFHGVTPAEFCHKHRLPQPLPFSYMFPDSNIKNIYTRLAWAAVYPHLNGSDMSNTSFWLRVALGSAVVAVLGFAIYRVVVRLK is encoded by the exons ATGAAACAAGACGTGAGGATACTTCTGTTGGGGGAAC CCAAGGTGGGGAAGACTTCTCTCATCATGTCCTTGGTTGGAGAGGAGTTCCCTGAGGAG GTTCCATCTCGAGCTGAAGAGATCACCATTCCTGCAGATGTCACTCCAGAGAAGGTTCCAACGCACATAGTAGACTACTCAG AAAATGAACAGAGTAATGAGACCTTGAGAGAAGAGATCCTCAAG GCCAATGTGGTTTGCGTCGTCTATGATGTCACCAACGAGGACTCCATAGAAAAG ATCAAGACTAAATGGATACCTTTAGTAAATGGAAACGCAGACAAAGGACAAAA AGTACCAATTATCCTTGTGGGGAACAAATCCGATCTGCGCTCTGGGAGCTCTATGGAAACCATTCTCCCTATCATGAACCAGTTCTCTGAGATTGAGACGTGTGTGGAG TGTTCAGCTAAAAACCTCAAAAACATATCAGAGCTGTTCTACTATGCACAAAAGGCAGTCCTCCACCCCACCGCCCCTCTGTATGACCCTGAGGACAAACAG CTAAAATACCTGTGTGTCCGAGCACTCAGTCGAATCTTTTACATCTCCGACCAGGACAACGACCGTGTCCTCAGTGACGCTGAGCTTAACTGTTTTCAG AAATCTTGTTTTGGGAATCCTTTGGCACCACAAGCCTTAGAAGACGTAAAGACCGTAGTTTGGAAAAACACCGGAGATGGAGTGCAGGACAATGGCCTGACCTTAAACG GTTTTTTGTTCCTAAATACATTATTTATCCAGAGGGGAAGACATGAAACCACATGGACAATCCTTAGAAAGTTTGGTTATGATGACAACCTCGAACTGACTGATGATTACCTTTACCCCCC ACTACGTGTTCCTGCGGGCTGTACCACTGAACTCAATCATTTGGGTCACCAGTTCCTCCAGCGGCTCTTTGAAAAGTATGATGAA gaTAAAGATTCTGCGCTCTCAACGGCAGAGCTGCAGAATCTCTTCTGCACTTGTCCCTACATGCCATGGGGCGCTGAGGTCTACATGACTGTCCCGACAACCGATGAGGGTTACATATCTAATCATGGCTACCACTGTCAGTGGAA CCTTTCCGCTTATCTCGACATCCATCGTTGCTTGGAGCACCTTGGATACCTCGGCTATCCTATCCTCACTGAGCAGGAATCGCAGTCTTCCGcagtcacag TGACGAGGGAGAGGGATGTGGACCTAGAGAAGCGCCAAACTCAGCGGTCAGTGTTTCTGTGCAAGGTGATCGGCCAGCAGGGGACGGGCAAAACAGCCTTTCTCCAAGCCTTTGTGGGCCGCAACACTGTG AACAAGGACGCTAACAGCCGCAGTGCCTTCTCCCCTTTCGCCATAAACACTGTGCAAGTTGGCAATCAAGAGAAGTACCTTATT CTCAACGAGGTTGATGTGGAGGCGGACTTCCTGAAGGCATCAGATGCCCACTGTGACGTTGCATGCCTCATGTATGACACCAGTGACCCACATTCCTTTGATTACTGTGCTAGTATATACAAG CAACACTACATGGAAGACAACATTCCATGTGTGTTGGTTGCATCCAAACAAGACCTTCCTGAGGTCAAGCAATTCCATGGAGTGACCCCAGCTGAGTTCTGTCATAAACACAGACTGCCTCAACCGTTGCCTTTTTCCTACATGTTTCCCGACTCCAACATCAAGAACATCTACACGAGACTTGCCTGGGCTGCTGTGTACCC ACACCTGAATGGTTCAGACATGAGCAACACATCATTTTGGCTGAGAGTGGCGTTGGGCTCAGCTGTGGTTGCAGTGCTGGGCTTTGCTATTTACAGAGTGGTTGTCAGATTGAAATGA